The Scytonema hofmannii PCC 7110 genome includes a region encoding these proteins:
- the holA gene encoding DNA polymerase III subunit delta encodes MPVYLYWGEDDFLIERAVRKLIEQHIDPEWKCFNYTQLLPNDKETVPLALAEIMTLPFGQGCKIVHLPNSTLLEGCPADVLLQLEQTLQSIPDRNILLITNTSKPDSRNKSVKLLLEHAQVEEYPLIPQWKTTDLQQQVCKFASMLGMEVDKNAIPYLAEAIGNNTRLLWNELEKLKLYTNGTTITLNAVKALVTNNATNSLALAEACRKREIASSLKLLNNLLEQNEPPLKIQATLTTCFDTWLIVKACLVQGLKDDSKIASTAELKNPKRLYYLKQEVAQVSLSNLRNALSTLLELEMALKGGADDTRTLQTHIIKLCKGDEQSTQLIK; translated from the coding sequence ATGCCCGTATATCTTTATTGGGGGGAAGATGATTTCCTCATAGAACGTGCTGTCAGAAAATTAATAGAACAGCATATAGATCCAGAATGGAAATGCTTCAACTACACCCAACTGTTACCAAATGACAAAGAAACAGTTCCTCTAGCGCTTGCAGAAATCATGACTCTTCCGTTTGGGCAAGGTTGCAAGATAGTTCATCTTCCCAACAGCACCCTTTTGGAAGGGTGTCCTGCTGATGTCTTACTTCAATTAGAGCAAACATTACAAAGTATTCCGGATAGAAACATCCTACTAATTACCAATACGAGCAAGCCAGACAGCAGAAACAAATCTGTAAAACTGCTGTTAGAACACGCGCAAGTTGAGGAATATCCCTTGATTCCTCAATGGAAAACCACGGATCTACAACAACAAGTGTGTAAATTCGCTTCCATGTTAGGTATGGAAGTCGATAAGAATGCCATCCCTTACCTAGCTGAAGCTATTGGCAACAATACAAGACTTTTATGGAACGAACTAGAAAAGCTCAAACTCTACACAAACGGAACGACTATCACCTTAAATGCGGTGAAGGCACTTGTTACGAATAATGCTACTAACAGCCTAGCACTAGCTGAGGCTTGCAGAAAAAGAGAGATTGCATCTTCGCTCAAACTCCTAAACAACCTTCTTGAGCAAAATGAACCTCCTCTCAAAATACAAGCAACACTAACAACTTGCTTTGACACTTGGCTGATCGTCAAAGCTTGCCTTGTACAAGGCTTAAAAGATGATAGCAAAATTGCGTCTACTGCGGAATTAAAAAATCCCAAACGCCTTTACTACCTCAAACAAGAGGTGGCACAAGTTAGTTTATCTAACCTAAGGAATGCCCTTTCTACACTTCTCGAATTAGAAATGGCATTGAAAGGCGGGGCTGATGACACCCGCACACTCCAAACTCACATTATCAAACTCTGCAAAGGCGATGAACAATCAACTCAGCTTATTAAATGA
- the dnaX gene encoding DNA polymerase III subunit gamma/tau, whose protein sequence is MYQPIHLKYRPQSFAELVGQQAIATTLSNAISSVRIAPAYLFTGPRGTGKTSSARIFAKSLNCLAAKSPTTQPCGNCNSCQAIALGTSLDVIELDAASNSGVDNIRELIERCQFAALESRYKVFIIDECHSLSSQGWQALLKTLEEPPANVVFLLCTTEVHKVPATIASRCQKFDFKRIGVKAMVEHLQHIVKGETIDITPEALKLIAQLSSGCLRDAECLLDQLSLLDTTINQNWVWEIAGMVPEHELLTLVEQITVGNVVGVKTILDSMIEDKEPLVILGEIIKFFKTMLIALCSPSPESGYLTGMFSDNWSDTIKVVSSWNEISIQETIKHLTSRYSLVKSSELPHLFLEVSVMEIIKLAPNSTNVPNSVPQRDLMSQQPWRLWSSPDDAISWAKELLPYVSVEELTEKWNRTPSVNGKKSTEWVKEVQKMLFQSPATVKLTTV, encoded by the coding sequence ATGTACCAACCAATTCACCTCAAATACCGTCCACAGTCGTTTGCAGAACTCGTCGGTCAACAGGCAATCGCAACCACGTTAAGCAATGCTATCAGTTCTGTTCGGATTGCCCCAGCGTACCTGTTCACAGGTCCTCGCGGTACAGGTAAAACTTCCAGCGCTCGCATTTTTGCCAAATCTCTCAATTGCTTGGCGGCAAAAAGTCCCACCACTCAGCCCTGCGGCAATTGTAACTCTTGTCAAGCGATCGCTTTGGGGACGTCGCTAGACGTTATCGAACTAGATGCTGCAAGCAACTCTGGCGTTGACAACATCAGAGAATTGATAGAGAGATGCCAATTCGCTGCTTTAGAAAGCAGATACAAAGTCTTCATTATCGACGAATGCCACAGCCTCAGCTCTCAGGGGTGGCAAGCTCTCTTAAAAACGCTGGAAGAACCACCAGCTAACGTAGTGTTCCTCCTATGCACAACAGAAGTGCACAAAGTTCCTGCAACCATAGCTTCACGATGCCAAAAGTTCGATTTTAAGAGAATTGGTGTTAAAGCGATGGTGGAACACCTGCAACACATAGTTAAGGGAGAAACCATTGACATCACTCCAGAAGCACTGAAGCTAATAGCTCAATTGTCCTCTGGATGTTTGAGGGATGCTGAGTGTCTGTTGGATCAACTGAGTTTGCTAGATACTACCATTAACCAGAATTGGGTATGGGAGATAGCAGGGATGGTGCCTGAGCACGAACTACTGACTCTTGTAGAACAAATAACTGTAGGAAACGTAGTTGGTGTCAAAACCATTCTTGATAGCATGATCGAGGACAAAGAACCACTGGTCATTTTGGGGGAAATTATAAAATTCTTCAAAACCATGCTTATTGCACTGTGCAGCCCCAGCCCTGAAAGTGGATATCTGACAGGAATGTTTTCGGACAATTGGAGCGATACTATCAAAGTAGTTTCCTCATGGAATGAGATTTCCATACAAGAAACTATCAAACACCTAACCTCCAGGTATTCTCTTGTTAAAAGTAGCGAATTGCCACATTTGTTCTTGGAAGTCAGCGTCATGGAGATTATTAAGCTGGCTCCCAACAGTACAAATGTGCCCAATTCCGTACCACAACGAGATTTGATGTCACAACAACCTTGGCGGTTATGGTCAAGCCCAGACGACGCAATCTCGTGGGCTAAAGAACTACTACCATATGTGAGTGTGGAAGAGTTAACGGAAAAATGGAATAGAACGCCTAGCGTTAATGGCAAGAAATCTACTGAGTGGGTGAAAGAGGTGCAAAAAATGCTATTCCAGTCACCCGCAACAGTCAAACTTACCACAGTGTAA
- a CDS encoding DUF5895 domain-containing protein encodes MPNKTENAKTQTPNEVNEANELNEPTEPTESNEQETDAEYRQKAEKYSLQEYTGTLDSIPICQILNEKDTPGLFVKEKVLGLIGWMGSEPNYEHTFRSGSVESGVLFKSPKMHVVTKSLRLIEDRETKEILASYETPEGKQLYEELKEKEQVTLRTLYLIYLVGDNQKLLHEIPLILSVKGIAAARFGEALKEFRVKLEVAYGRFMKQGYSPKDKRFHSMGIFCPTFTASLEPKEATSKEKKSWVAVIGSYAAPNADGSNIRDFLNVEETREQTIHPLAGSEQYFSKPLLKAAENTHKQLEEPEIPPESLQTSQPITPPVVKGTTVVDIDYENLPY; translated from the coding sequence ATGCCTAACAAAACTGAGAATGCAAAAACCCAAACACCAAACGAAGTAAACGAAGCAAACGAACTAAACGAACCAACAGAACCAACCGAATCAAACGAACAAGAGACAGACGCTGAGTACAGACAGAAAGCTGAGAAATACAGCTTACAAGAATACACAGGCACTCTTGATTCCATACCAATCTGCCAAATCTTGAATGAAAAGGATACACCCGGATTGTTCGTCAAAGAAAAGGTCCTGGGGTTGATAGGATGGATGGGATCGGAACCAAACTACGAACACACTTTCAGAAGTGGTTCGGTTGAATCAGGGGTTTTGTTCAAAAGCCCCAAAATGCACGTTGTAACCAAATCCCTACGGTTAATTGAAGACCGTGAGACTAAAGAAATTTTAGCTAGCTACGAAACACCAGAAGGAAAGCAATTGTATGAGGAACTTAAAGAAAAGGAACAAGTGACTTTAAGAACCTTGTACCTCATATATCTAGTTGGTGACAATCAAAAACTGCTACACGAAATTCCACTGATTCTCTCAGTCAAAGGAATTGCAGCAGCCCGGTTTGGGGAAGCTTTAAAAGAATTTAGGGTGAAACTTGAAGTTGCTTACGGGCGCTTCATGAAGCAAGGGTACTCGCCCAAGGATAAGAGATTTCATTCAATGGGAATCTTTTGCCCGACGTTCACAGCATCCCTAGAACCAAAAGAGGCAACATCAAAGGAAAAGAAGTCTTGGGTTGCTGTTATCGGAAGCTATGCTGCTCCCAATGCTGATGGAAGCAATATCAGAGATTTCTTAAACGTGGAAGAAACTAGAGAACAAACGATTCACCCACTAGCAGGAAGCGAACAGTACTTCTCCAAGCCCCTTCTCAAAGCTGCTGAGAACACTCACAAACAGCTTGAAGAACCTGAAATTCCACCGGAATCCTTGCAAACATCTCAGCCCATAACACCACCAGTAGTCAAAGGAACTACAGTAGTCGATATTGACTACGAAAATCTTCCTTACTAA
- the dnaN gene encoding DNA polymerase III subunit beta produces MKITIPAQKLSDAIATACCAVATKPAVPILRNLLINADEENQKLLLCGFNLSLGIQTRIDATVESGGTLALPAALLRETIQNLGGDLNLEIKDKACTISHSSGKCRIQGTSAEEFPNLPTAEGSQIKISAKKLKAAIAATLFATSKNETKLVLTGVNFIFDNSEWRLAATDGHRLAFASIPSTEENENNTNLAITFPYLNLGELERILEKSPDNGTCEIQVSDNIIQVFVGETKITSRLLEGTYPSYPSLIPTQFTYELYVDKKVLESALRRVQILAEKKDKIVQIVWDVGEETATLYAQAQDVGDAVESISIKSKSQTNENITISFNIDYLSQAIKHITTDEILIRANRCSTPVILCPVGGLLDQLSLVMPVQIRDTAQTSPKAKDKDKNGVDETTGQIESPKGETSQNTAKRRRDKQVKENEPAIPA; encoded by the coding sequence ATGAAAATCACAATACCTGCTCAAAAGCTATCTGATGCGATCGCCACTGCTTGCTGTGCGGTGGCTACAAAGCCAGCAGTTCCCATCTTAAGGAATCTGCTAATCAACGCTGACGAAGAAAACCAAAAACTATTGCTCTGCGGATTCAATCTTAGCTTGGGCATCCAAACTCGTATTGATGCAACAGTAGAGAGTGGTGGCACACTCGCATTACCAGCCGCCCTTCTAAGGGAAACGATACAAAACCTAGGGGGAGACCTCAACCTAGAGATAAAGGACAAAGCTTGCACCATAAGCCATAGCTCAGGAAAATGCAGAATACAAGGCACATCTGCTGAAGAATTCCCCAATTTACCAACAGCAGAAGGTTCTCAAATCAAAATATCTGCAAAAAAGCTAAAAGCAGCAATTGCAGCGACACTCTTTGCAACAAGCAAAAACGAAACCAAATTAGTTCTAACAGGAGTTAACTTTATATTTGATAACTCCGAATGGAGGCTTGCTGCAACAGATGGTCATCGATTGGCATTTGCTTCAATTCCTTCAACAGAAGAAAATGAAAACAATACAAACCTAGCCATTACATTCCCATACCTAAATTTAGGAGAACTAGAAAGAATTCTAGAAAAATCTCCCGACAATGGTACGTGTGAAATCCAAGTTTCCGATAACATTATACAAGTTTTTGTAGGAGAAACAAAAATAACTTCAAGGTTATTGGAAGGAACTTACCCAAGCTATCCATCACTGATTCCAACTCAATTCACATATGAACTATATGTTGATAAAAAAGTTTTGGAATCAGCACTGAGACGAGTACAAATTTTAGCAGAAAAGAAAGACAAAATTGTACAAATCGTATGGGATGTTGGAGAAGAAACTGCAACATTATACGCTCAAGCACAAGACGTTGGTGATGCCGTAGAAAGTATCTCAATCAAGAGCAAAAGCCAAACCAATGAAAACATTACCATTAGCTTCAATATAGATTATCTAAGTCAGGCCATTAAGCATATCACAACAGACGAAATACTCATCAGAGCAAATCGCTGCTCAACACCTGTAATCCTATGTCCTGTTGGCGGGCTTCTAGATCAACTTTCCCTAGTAATGCCCGTTCAAATACGGGATACAGCACAAACATCTCCTAAAGCCAAAGATAAAGATAAAAATGGTGTTGATGAAACTACCGGACAAATTGAATCTCCAAAAGGTGAAACATCACAAAACACTGCCAAAAGAAGAAGGGATAAACAGGTAAAAGAAAATGAACCTGCCATTCCAGCATAA
- a CDS encoding AAA family ATPase yields MNNQLSLLNDEPVQQPYQAVQPETQLFKQIPKTLSWSDILGQFVAIAVLKNALERDRVGTAYLFSGPDGVGKTLTAKCFVEQLGYANPTEHPDVLWVEPTYLHQGQQLTASIAAEHEVKSKSLPLIRIEQVRTITEFLGTSALIATKKVVVIQCAEQMQTAAANALLKTLENPTNGILILISSEPKRLLSTIASRCQHLLFNRLSNEQMLEVLTRLGYSEILEVKSVMGLATGSPGAAIYHYKQLKSIPAELLLELKQPPKDILKVINISRAVETLELHAQLWILQYLQWLWWQQTSDASLIEKLQNAKMQIQMFIQPKLVWDVLLMELIN; encoded by the coding sequence ATGAACAATCAACTCAGCTTATTAAATGATGAACCAGTACAACAACCCTACCAGGCTGTACAACCTGAAACTCAACTCTTCAAGCAAATTCCCAAAACCCTAAGTTGGAGCGATATTCTAGGGCAATTCGTTGCGATCGCCGTCTTGAAAAATGCTTTGGAAAGAGATCGCGTAGGAACGGCATACTTGTTCTCAGGTCCAGATGGGGTCGGGAAAACCCTCACAGCCAAGTGCTTTGTTGAGCAACTTGGATATGCAAACCCAACAGAACATCCAGATGTCCTTTGGGTTGAGCCAACATACCTACACCAAGGTCAGCAGCTGACGGCATCTATTGCAGCAGAACACGAGGTAAAAAGCAAAAGCTTGCCATTGATTAGAATAGAGCAAGTTAGAACTATTACCGAATTTTTGGGAACTTCTGCACTTATCGCAACCAAAAAGGTTGTCGTCATACAATGTGCCGAACAGATGCAAACAGCTGCTGCCAACGCCTTGCTCAAAACCCTGGAAAACCCTACTAACGGCATTCTCATCCTAATATCCAGTGAACCAAAACGGCTATTGTCAACGATCGCTAGCCGCTGCCAGCACTTGTTATTCAACCGCTTGAGCAATGAACAAATGCTTGAGGTTCTCACTAGGCTAGGGTATTCAGAAATCTTAGAGGTCAAGAGTGTCATGGGCTTGGCAACAGGTAGCCCAGGAGCGGCAATTTACCACTACAAGCAACTCAAATCAATTCCGGCAGAACTTCTATTAGAACTGAAACAACCGCCAAAAGATATTCTCAAAGTCATCAATATAAGTAGAGCAGTGGAAACATTAGAACTCCACGCTCAATTGTGGATTTTGCAATACTTACAGTGGTTGTGGTGGCAGCAAACTTCAGATGCTTCTTTGATTGAGAAGTTGCAAAATGCCAAAATGCAGATTCAAATGTTTATACAACCCAAGCTTGTTTGGGATGTACTGCTTATGGAACTTATTAACTGA
- a CDS encoding DNA polymerase codes for MSKNNSSYQFSLMLEPDPVKNQEVVLLDDKRFNQCFEVWKNCSRFGFDLESYSTIRDSDGALSPNTGEIRLIQIAVELSSGSCLVMVIDLGWTPQERTHIYQHLEKLGFWKTLRERLANPKVAVVGHAMRFEQAFMLAKYGFPIRNIIDTQLLSQVYWAGLTQWLDQVNNRPHSLESVCLRLAIPIDKTAQTSDWGWGELGEGKLSNRQINYAAIDASVVLQIYDKLKPLMEAVGAWKHGLIECGASPAFAQMEHYGMPVDSNVLQQVITEYESVLEKLLSGLQTTFPEAIAVLNSPKALKPLINAKFQLNLKDTSAETLSVHWRIPSLKLLSLIRTQQNYINYLKGIARNVKDGRVKGSYNQIGQMGLGRSNCHEPNLQNPPHPDKMPYELRQFNLPSVRSVFVAPPGHKYIINDLMGAHTAIAAQASGDKLLIQKLNSPTGDAFCVIAAKIATLQGLGKEWTEENIKRWKNDKTHPNHPQASLLRSVSKNAHYGCQNGSGPKRHQETVRVGSGIELSLSEAKLHISSWKKTYSTLAQFQWQIVQDASKFKPPVLGLAEIEARTNFGVGCVKSLSGRYVFLPKYPQDVGDRKRRSVRLPDACAAYWTITEATVIKLAKARFIEIYDQHPEWVGKVWIGNSCHDELDVIAAVEYACEVAKTTQEVMRWSMSQFISLIPVHKNESPESIICDSWADKL; via the coding sequence ATGAGTAAAAACAATAGCTCGTACCAATTCTCATTAATGCTTGAACCAGATCCGGTCAAAAATCAAGAGGTAGTCTTACTCGACGACAAGCGATTCAACCAATGTTTTGAAGTGTGGAAAAACTGCTCCAGATTTGGGTTTGACTTAGAAAGTTATTCAACAATACGAGACTCAGACGGAGCCTTATCTCCAAACACTGGGGAAATTAGGCTCATACAAATAGCAGTAGAGCTGTCCTCCGGTAGTTGCTTAGTTATGGTGATTGATTTGGGATGGACACCCCAGGAACGAACACATATTTATCAACATTTGGAGAAACTTGGATTTTGGAAGACTTTAAGAGAAAGATTAGCAAACCCCAAAGTAGCAGTAGTCGGTCATGCCATGCGGTTTGAACAAGCCTTTATGCTTGCCAAATACGGATTCCCCATCCGTAATATTATAGACACCCAACTCCTATCACAAGTGTATTGGGCAGGGCTAACGCAATGGTTAGACCAAGTAAACAACCGTCCCCATTCCTTAGAATCTGTATGCCTGCGGTTGGCAATTCCCATTGACAAAACTGCCCAAACCTCAGATTGGGGCTGGGGAGAATTGGGAGAAGGAAAGCTCTCCAATCGACAGATAAATTATGCTGCTATTGATGCATCTGTGGTGTTGCAAATTTATGACAAGCTCAAACCCCTAATGGAAGCGGTGGGTGCTTGGAAACATGGACTGATTGAGTGCGGCGCTTCCCCAGCATTTGCCCAAATGGAACATTACGGGATGCCTGTAGATTCTAATGTTCTGCAACAGGTCATTACTGAATATGAATCAGTATTGGAAAAATTGCTCTCTGGGCTGCAAACAACTTTCCCAGAAGCCATAGCAGTACTTAACAGTCCAAAGGCTCTGAAACCACTTATTAATGCAAAATTTCAACTCAATCTTAAAGACACATCAGCAGAAACCCTCAGCGTTCATTGGCGTATTCCGTCCCTCAAATTGCTATCCCTCATCCGTACCCAGCAAAATTACATCAACTACCTCAAAGGGATTGCTAGAAATGTGAAAGATGGTCGAGTTAAAGGAAGCTACAACCAAATTGGGCAAATGGGGCTAGGACGATCGAACTGCCATGAACCCAACCTACAAAATCCACCACACCCAGACAAAATGCCATATGAGCTAAGGCAGTTTAACCTACCAAGCGTGCGAAGCGTGTTTGTCGCTCCACCAGGACACAAATATATCATCAACGACTTGATGGGCGCTCACACTGCGATCGCTGCCCAAGCATCGGGTGACAAACTGCTTATCCAGAAGCTCAATTCGCCTACTGGAGATGCCTTCTGCGTTATTGCTGCCAAAATTGCCACTCTTCAAGGATTGGGTAAGGAGTGGACTGAAGAAAACATCAAACGCTGGAAAAACGATAAAACACATCCAAACCATCCCCAAGCCTCATTATTGAGGTCAGTCAGTAAAAATGCTCATTATGGATGTCAGAACGGATCGGGACCCAAACGACATCAAGAAACAGTGAGAGTAGGTTCTGGTATTGAGCTAAGTTTGTCAGAAGCGAAATTACACATTAGCAGCTGGAAGAAAACCTATTCAACCCTGGCGCAATTCCAGTGGCAAATAGTGCAGGATGCCAGCAAATTCAAACCCCCCGTTTTGGGGCTGGCTGAAATAGAAGCTCGCACTAATTTTGGTGTTGGCTGTGTTAAATCACTGTCAGGACGGTACGTGTTTTTACCCAAATATCCCCAAGATGTTGGAGATAGAAAGCGGCGTTCAGTACGCTTGCCAGATGCCTGTGCCGCCTACTGGACAATCACAGAAGCTACAGTTATTAAGCTTGCCAAAGCCAGATTCATAGAAATTTACGACCAACATCCAGAATGGGTTGGAAAAGTTTGGATAGGAAACTCTTGTCACGATGAGTTAGATGTAATTGCTGCTGTTGAATATGCCTGTGAAGTCGCTAAAACTACCCAAGAAGTCATGCGTTGGAGCATGAGCCAATTCATCTCACTCATCCCAGTACACAAAAACGAATCACCAGAGTCAATTATCTGCGATTCTTGGGCAGACAAACTGTAA